Proteins encoded by one window of Rutidosis leptorrhynchoides isolate AG116_Rl617_1_P2 chromosome 7, CSIRO_AGI_Rlap_v1, whole genome shotgun sequence:
- the LOC139859325 gene encoding protein argonaute MEL1-like: MISNLETLRDQHNLVRALARDIRLLNNHIWCTCIPCSTWGGFCSSCSCFYGLAKLNQVASTGFFAALQARRGRSHQILFVVLSEMSGSYGIIKKVCETELGIVSQCCHPKHVKKMNEQHFKKLALKVIVKVGSSNTFCQRPSHDIRMPYYNFWCNVSHP, encoded by the exons ATGATCAGTAACTTAGAAACCTT gCGGGACCAACACAATTTGGTCAGAGCGCTTGCCCGTGATATCAGATTGCTCAACAATCATATTTGGTGCACATGTATCCCATGCTCAACATGGGGAGGATTCTGTAGCAGCT GTAGTTGCTTCTATGGATTGGCCAAGTTGAACCAAGTTGCGAGCACTGGTTTCTTTGCAGCCCTACAAGCAAGAA GAGGACGGTCCCACCAAATACTGTTTGTTGTTTTATCAGAAATGAGTGGGTCTTATGGCATCATTAAAAAGGTTTGTGAAACTGAGTTAGGGATCGTTTCTCAATGCTGCCATCCGAAACATGTTAAGAAGATGAATGAGCAGCATTTTAAAAAACTTGCATTGAAAGTAATTGTGAAG GTAGGTAGTTCAAATACTTTTTGCCAACGCCCTTCCCATGATATTAGAATGCCCTATTATAATTTTTGGTGCAATGTATCTCATCCTTAA
- the LOC139859326 gene encoding protein argonaute PNH1-like encodes MSGCYGMIKKVTKMLKATCIPPKDLEKDTLYRYFNIFSPLSAIIVFFLNLVVKGAYRGNNFNADYLLQEFGLHVVENLTEIKARVLPPPYLKYRQRGIELEILPDVGEWNMNDLEMFNGGKVNYWAVVNFSGLSIDVVDCFCVGIILMRGAKGMTFTQEPLFPIVTETPNNIRNALTHIHRLSISKSGQEKSLQLLFVILADMSECYGLIKRVCETELGIVSQCRQQNALCR; translated from the exons ATGAGTGGGTGCTATGGCATGATTAAAAAGGTTACCAAAATGCTCAAGGCTACTTGTATACCTCCGAAAGATCTCGAGAAAGATACACTC TATCGTTATTTCAATATCTTTTCACCTCTTTCAGCAattatcgttttttttttaaatttggtgGTTAAAGGTGCTTATAGAGGGAATAACTTTAATGCTGATTACCTTTTACAAGAATTCGGATTGCATGTTGTGGAGAATCTTACTGAAATCAAAGCGCGAGTCCTTCCACCTCCATAT CTCAAGTATCGCCAAAGAGGCATTGAATTAGAAATTCTTCCAGATGTGGGTGAATGGAATATGAACGACTTG GAAATGTTCAATGGCGGCAAAGTGAACTATTGGGCCGTAGTAAATTTCTCCGGTCTTAGTATAGATGTTGTTGACTGTTTCTGTGTAGGGATCATATTGATGCGTGGAGCCAAAGGAATG ACTTTTACTCAGGAACCATTGTTTCCAATCGTAACTGAAACTCCTAACAACATTAGGAATGCGTTAACTCATATTCACCGTCTTTCTATTTCTAAGTCAGGACAAGAAAAATCCCTCCAACTACTATTTGTTATTCTAGCAGACATGAGTGAGTGCTATGGCTTGATTAAGAGGGTCTGTGAAACTGAATTAGGAATTGTTTCACAATGCCGCCAACAAAACGCGTTATGCAGATGA
- the LOC139859324 gene encoding protein argonaute MEL1-like — MDWPSCTKYRALVSLQPHCKKSLPLIPTQLNLLTTLRMRTVPPNTVVAAMDWPNCTKYRALVSLQTHRDGVSEGEFNDVLAYASIEEDYMPRVTFIVVPKGHHTRLFPNDHVDYPRTTRSGNILPGGLLWILEFVTRQNSISTPAVTPESRPTPYHVHVLYDENKFSADALQMLLTNSLTYTYARCTWSVSIFRSEGDA; from the exons ATGGATTGGCCAAGTTGTACCAAGTATCGAGCACTAGTTTCTTTGCAGCCTCACTGTAAGAAATCATTGCCCTTGATTCCAACTCAACTGAATCTCCTGACAACACTAAGAAT GAGGACGGTCCCACCAAATACT GTAGTTGCTGCTATGGATTGGCCAAATTGTACCAAGTATCGAGCACTGGTTTCTTTGCAGACCCACAG AGATGGGGTTAGTGAGGGCGAGTTTAATGACGTTTTG GCCTATGCATCAATTGAGGAGGATTATATGCCGCGTGTTACTTTCATAGTTGTGCCAAAAGGGCACCACACTCGTTTGTTTCCCAATGACCATGTAGATTATCCAAGAACTACTAGAAGTGGTAATATCCTTCCTGGT GGACTGTTGTGGATACTAGAATTTGTCACCCGACAAAATTCGATTTCTACCCCTGCAGTCACGCCCGAATCCAG GCCAACACCTTACCATGTTCATGTTCTATATGATGAAAACAAGTTTAGTGCTGATGCATTGCAGATGCTGCTTACCAACAGTTTGACCTACAC ATATGCTAGGTGCACATGGTCTGTCTCGATATTCCGGAGTGAAGGTGACGCATGA